One part of the Oligoflexus sp. genome encodes these proteins:
- a CDS encoding DmsC/YnfH family molybdoenzyme membrane anchor subunit: MAPVELERTVRELLRQQQDTTLQSAVTVFAERKESGTGKYQSLIPLVQPAPGQQYRFEVDLDACSGCKSCVTACHTMNGLDRHETWRKVGTLEQTQPGLFPFSQTVTSACHHCLEPACALGCPVKAYEKDPRTGIVRHLDDQCIGCQYCMMMCPYDVPVYNARLGIVRKCDMCSARLDQGEAPACAQACPTDAIHIGIVDQAELTRQTFLPASAEPHLTVPSTLYTKKGELPDGLRAANHFQLEAQAPHQPLVWMLLLSQAGVGMLLWLFFATLFQIPLSPWMTAVSVGLVTLSLGLATLHLGRPLKAWRFMLGLRTSWMSREILAFHLFMTAALFEFWDQGIQASGWTLGKSLLLATGLLGIFCSTMIYIETRRTTWSPFRCFLRFGGTTLLLGLFGTLLVALVDETWVHELTIGLTLFILFVKCALEAREHLPLRSGYTLPLRSLLLQWKLLSGWTWLRWMSAWVCASALVLALAGTGAASFIILAAVACFLGEYCERSLFFRSALSRGMPGL, encoded by the coding sequence GTGGCGCCAGTTGAGCTTGAGCGAACGGTTCGCGAACTTCTGCGGCAGCAGCAGGATACCACACTGCAGAGCGCGGTAACCGTCTTTGCGGAGCGGAAGGAATCAGGGACGGGCAAATATCAGAGTCTGATTCCTTTGGTGCAGCCGGCACCAGGACAGCAGTATCGTTTTGAAGTCGATCTCGATGCGTGCTCGGGCTGCAAGTCCTGTGTCACGGCCTGTCATACCATGAATGGTCTGGATCGTCATGAGACATGGCGCAAGGTCGGAACATTGGAGCAAACGCAGCCCGGGCTTTTCCCCTTCAGCCAGACCGTGACGAGTGCCTGTCACCACTGTTTGGAACCGGCCTGTGCCCTGGGCTGTCCTGTCAAAGCCTATGAAAAAGATCCGCGCACGGGAATCGTCAGGCATCTGGATGATCAGTGCATCGGCTGTCAGTACTGTATGATGATGTGCCCCTATGATGTTCCTGTCTACAACGCGCGGCTCGGCATCGTGCGCAAATGCGATATGTGCAGCGCAAGGCTGGATCAGGGTGAAGCACCGGCCTGCGCCCAGGCCTGCCCGACCGATGCCATTCACATCGGAATCGTCGATCAGGCGGAACTCACGCGGCAAACTTTTTTGCCCGCGTCCGCCGAACCGCATCTGACCGTGCCTTCAACTCTTTACACCAAAAAAGGCGAGCTGCCTGATGGCTTAAGGGCTGCCAATCATTTTCAATTGGAAGCTCAGGCGCCGCATCAGCCTTTGGTGTGGATGCTCCTGCTTTCCCAGGCGGGCGTCGGCATGCTGCTCTGGCTTTTTTTCGCCACACTCTTTCAGATTCCTCTTTCACCCTGGATGACGGCCGTTTCCGTGGGCCTTGTGACTCTTTCGCTTGGGCTTGCCACGCTGCATCTGGGACGACCTTTGAAGGCCTGGCGATTCATGCTGGGACTTCGAACATCCTGGATGAGTCGGGAGATTCTCGCTTTCCATCTTTTCATGACGGCAGCGCTGTTTGAATTTTGGGATCAGGGCATTCAGGCTTCAGGTTGGACTTTGGGGAAATCCTTGCTGCTGGCCACAGGGCTGCTTGGTATTTTTTGCAGCACAATGATTTACATCGAAACCCGGCGCACGACCTGGAGCCCGTTCCGCTGCTTTTTACGCTTCGGGGGAACGACTCTGCTGCTTGGGCTTTTTGGAACGCTGCTGGTCGCGCTGGTGGATGAGACCTGGGTTCATGAACTGACCATTGGCCTTACGCTTTTCATACTCTTCGTCAAATGCGCGCTGGAAGCCCGCGAGCATCTGCCGCTGCGATCCGGTTATACGCTGCCGCTCCGCTCGCTTCTTTTGCAGTGGAAACTGCTCAGTGGCTGGACCTGGCTGCGTTGGATGTCGGCCTGGGTTTGCGCCAGTGCCTTGGTGCTGGCCCTGGCCGGAACGGGAGCCGCCAGCTTTATCATCCTGGCTGCGGTGGCCTGCTTTCTTGGGGAATACTGCGAACGTTCCCTCTTTTTCCGCAGTGCCCTGTCCCGTGGCATGCCGGGACTTTGA
- the nirD gene encoding nitrite reductase small subunit NirD yields MWRAVCEVDDIPGNGGACIKWGEKQIALFNFANGTDWYAMDNRCPHDGQTVLARGIVGDAAGTPKVACPLHKHSFCLKDGRHLGGEEEWRIRTYPVKVEGGRVFLDLPDEEERRGAS; encoded by the coding sequence ATGTGGAGAGCCGTTTGCGAAGTGGACGATATTCCCGGTAATGGTGGAGCCTGCATCAAATGGGGCGAGAAGCAGATCGCGCTTTTTAATTTCGCCAATGGCACGGACTGGTATGCGATGGATAATCGCTGCCCGCATGACGGGCAAACCGTCCTGGCGCGCGGCATAGTCGGTGATGCCGCAGGGACACCGAAGGTGGCCTGTCCCCTGCATAAACATAGCTTCTGTTTGAAGGACGGACGGCATCTGGGTGGTGAGGAGGAATGGCGAATCAGGACCTATCCGGTGAAGGTGGAAGGAGGTCGGGTCTTCCTTGATCTGCCGGATGAGGAGGAGCGTCGTGGCGCCAGTTGA